In a single window of the Bacteroidota bacterium genome:
- a CDS encoding circadian clock KaiB family protein gives MAKKSKTTEKTYKWELRLYIAGNTPKSTVALSNLKRYCETHLKGEYRIEVIDLLEKPQLAEGDQILAIPTLVRKFPEPIRKIIGDLSNETKVLVGLNIRPLNTEYEK, from the coding sequence ATGGCAAAAAAAAGTAAGACAACCGAAAAGACCTATAAGTGGGAATTGAGGTTATACATAGCAGGCAACACTCCAAAGTCGACCGTAGCATTGAGTAATCTAAAACGCTATTGTGAAACACATTTAAAAGGTGAGTACAGAATCGAAGTGATAGATCTTCTTGAAAAACCACAGTTAGCAGAAGGAGATCAGATTTTAGCAATTCCAACTTTAGTAAGAAAATTTCCCGAACCGATCAGAAAGATCATAGGTGATTTGTCGAATGAAACAAAAGTTTTAGTTGGCTTGAATATTCGGCCATTAAATACTGAGTATGAAAAATAA